The genomic interval ATGAAGATTTgtacaatttgaaaaattttcctCAATATAGTCAGTCCATTATCAGTGAGATGTTGTAAGTCTTCTTATTGCAATAAAGATtagtttcatttaaaaaaaaaaaaaattatgcgcCGAAATATTAATTAAGGAGTGACAACCTGCAAGTATATAATGATCCTACTGTATTAAATGCTGCTCTAGGCCCAATTTGAACTCCATGAGTTCATGTACCTATATCTATATCTccccaaattataaaaaatgtttggataaaagaattgtagaaaatcTTGATatgtttaatcaaatattccaTTTTATTATGGATATGTGAATggatctaaaataaataattaattaattatttaaaaaaaaaattgccaagGCTTACAAGATTTTTTCAGTGGAGTCCCATAACTTTTGAGGAGGAGACCAAGTTGATGAATTTTGGGATGGATTTTTCAAACTAGGGGGTGCTTTTGAGTCTTTTTACTTGCATGCTATTGagacaaatataaaatttaatttaattagctCATCCggtcaatttaatttttttagataaatgttGATTTCACACGAGCCGTTGTGGAGGATACAACATGTACGTCATTGGCATGACAAGATTTAATTTACAAagaattgatattattttaatcattttttaccaatttaatattactATTCTCGGCAGACAAGTATTTTTGAGCTATTTGTTGTCATATGCACAAATGCAAAACACGGACACCAAACATACGGACACCAACATAGACCATCCAAAATCTTAAAAGAACTCAGAAAGATTAAAAAACAGGTTATTTTCTTGGAATAtggcaaattaattaatattcaaactCGGTAGGTAAAGAAAATGTCGagcaattaattaatgatcacTCGTGAGGTGGTCCTtgactttgttttttgttttttttttttttttttttttttaaaacaaggtggtccttgatcttgtagaGCCATCTTCTTCATACAAGTCGAATATTCCTTCTAATGAATTAAATCTATTactaacatatattatatatatcccAACCCttaataaactcacaaattaatgtaatttgatgtaatacaacagattgtaaagttacttttattataaagtagatctaacgaatgCTATAAAACTATATacattagtttgtaaatttatttttgtataatctgtTTGTGTATGCAACAGTTCTCTTATactaaatacaaaatattgcAAAGATCAACCAATTCAACCATGATCAGTATTCCCCCTTAAGTTTTCATGTTTCTCTACTGTAAATGCTAaagttggctaggattagatgactaaatgataaagtttatcttatagttataagtttgaatttgaatttgaatgaatgtaaaataattgttgacTTTATCTTGAACAACATTAAGTTTATCTAGAAGTCTTTAAGGTTGGTTAGATATGTCAGTAAATGTGAAATTCGAATTCAAAAAAGATCTGCAATTATCCAAAACAGAAGCTGAATATAGATCAGTAACTACAGAGAAGAATTATCGTGAAATGTTAGCAATCTGTCAGGAAACGTACTCGCGATTGAATCTACGTGTCAACAGAATCCTACTTCAACTGGGACTCTTTCCAGATCTAATATTTAAAGGAATTCGTTTTCATGACTCTGTAAGGAGTTGGATTAAGGATCATTCAGATATATTTTCGTGTACTTATGAAAGGAAAATTATCTTGATAATTTTCACTTTGTTTTTCATCTCTCCTTAAGTGTGATCGTGCTTCAAGTGTAGAGGATTAAGTGATTAGACTTCAGGCCCTAGGGTTCTAGAaggaaagacaatatttgaaaatcgtcagaggttctggctgctactgcagTAGAAGATAAACTGGTCATTTGTCTtggcaagtaagagagtcaagttgcaaaggttttgtaattgattttcaaataataaaattgattttcctGAGTTTGGCTGCCcagtagggttttacctttaaagagttcctTAAAGGATTTCCCTTCAAAACCAATTATTGTGTTGaacaaaaatttgatttatttcaaCAATCCTACTATTGAGATCTAACCAATTTGTTCAAGTAAATTGGTAGGTGATTTATTGGAATCACAGGGATACTTTGAAAATTTCATCTACATTTCTTACGGATAAAGTTATCGGCTAATTAGGACGTTTGTTTTGTGTATAGGGCGTTGTGGAGACAAATTAAAATGTCTTTGGAGCGCCAGTACTACCATATATATCAAAACTTCACTAGCGGCAAAAGAATGAAGAATCTGATACTAATAAAAGTTTTAAGCAACATGACTCGATTGGCTAAAATCCTAATTGCTATgaagataattaatattggagaatatgaaaaagaaaaatacacaaatcaaTGCGGCCTAATTGAAGTAAATCTATTAAACATGATTATAAGCATGATCGACACCCGAATTTAGAAGAGCTGTTGCAGAACCTGCTGACGTATTTGACAAATAAGTAGAGCAACTCTTACATGAACACTCTGTCCGGTTTTTCGTTGACCCTGTGTGACCCAATGATGTATCGGAGAATAAACATGACATATTCACCGGAGGTAGAGAATACATTGGCACCGGAAACTTCGAGGGAAGTTCAGGCAATGGAACTTCGGAATTAAGAACATTTATCACTTGCTTTATTGAAGGTCGGATAATGGGATCGGGATGACAACACCATAGCCCAACTACCATCAAGCGTTCCATTTGCTGCTCATCGAATTCCATGCTTAATCCCTTGTCAACAGCTTCAAGGATTTGGCCTTTTCCATAAAGATTCCATACCCACTCTACCAGCCTTACCTTGCTCGGTTCTTCCCTTGGGTCCACTGGCTTTCTTCCACACGCAATCTCAAGGCAAACCACCCCAAAACTATAGACATCAGATTCCTTACTTGCCCTGCCTGTGGTGACACACTCTGGGGCTAGGTAGCCCATAGTGCCTGCCAAAACAGTTGTTTGTGACCCCAACTCATGGTCTACAAGCCTCGCCAGACCAAAATCACCAAGCTTGGCATTGAACTTTGCATCCAGCATGATGTTGCTTGACTTGATATCTCTGTGAACTACACATTGTTCCCATTCTTCGTGAAGGTACAACAAAGATGAAGCCAATCCAAGGGCTATCTTATCCCTAACTGGCCATGTTAGCATAATCTTTCCTCCAAAGAGATGAGTATCAAGGCTTCCATTAGGCATGTACTCGTACACGAGGAGGAACTCACCCTGTGCATGGCACCAACCAATAAGTTGAACCAAATTTCTGTGTCTTAAACGACTAATGATATTCACTTCTGACATATACTCCTTTCTCCCTTGCTTTGATCCTTTCGAGACCCTCTTAACAGCAATTTCTGTACTGGATTCACTTAAGAAACCCTTATAAACGCCTCCGAATCCTCCCTCCCCAAGCTTCCCTCCTTCGGCAAAGTTGTTTGTTGCATGAGTGAGTTCGCGATAAGTGAACCTCCTTGGCCCAGTTCCCTTTTCAAATTCATCATCCATAAAGACATCATCGTCCAAACCTTCATTTTCTCCATCACCCCTTTTTCTCCAATAGATGAACCAAAGTAGACCTAATCCACAACTCAATACACCAAAACCCACACCTAAACCAACCCCCAACCCCACTTTGTTGTTTTTGTTAACTTGATTTCCGACCTCcaaacttgaattgaatgacCAAGAACTTATTGAATGTAATTCTGTGTAATCACCTGTAGCAGCGGAGAAACCAACTCTAACCAAATCTGGCAACTCGCTCAAATCAACTTTATGGGAAAGGCTGGAGTTGCCGCCAAAGACAGGATTATCAGCATACGTTAGGAAAACACTAAGATTTTGGGTAGTTGAGTTATAACTTACCCATGCGTTTGCTCTTGATCCATTCCTGATGCTGCTTTTCCATGTGACATTCGCCACAGAGACAATGAAATTGACATTGATTCCTACATGATTATCATTTGGATCCCAGCTGTCTTTGAAACTGTCAAACTCAACTGCCACAATTTTATTCAATGAGGTGTTAGTACTGAAATTGGATCCAGCACTAAACAGTCCAAGAGACCCAACTCCGGAATTGTTAGGCATTTGATATTCAAATGGTGCGATGAAGAAGGCAATCCCTTCACCATAATCTGACGAATTCAAAGAGTCCATGATAAAGGAGAAATGAGTAGTGAAATCGGCAACCTTCCCTGTTGTTGAATCCCGGAGGCGGACAGCTTCATTATATGAGGCATGACCTACACTTCCATTGATGGGGCCATTGAGTTGATTCTTTGTGAGTTCAAGAACTCCATTACCAGACGGGAATGCATCACCCTCGAATTGTATGCTTTTCATATTTGGCTGGAAACTAGGGAAGTCGAAAGAAAATGACTTAGCATGGGGAAgcagaaataaaaagaagataagGAATTGAATCGAAAGGTGTCGATGGATGTTTCGAGGTTGAAGAAAGCATGAAACCATGTCGGAGAGCGCCATTGTTGAAACGCATATAGAAAGAAAGAAGttcgtttatatatatatataatgcattcaAGATCTGGAATGCTAATTCAACATTAATATGGTTTAAGATAGTTtgtcaattaatttaatttacctCGTCAAGTATATGCATATATTGTTTTCTAGATTACAATTGCTCAGTCTATTAATGCGGCCTCTTATGGTTATAAGGAAGAGTCACGCACGTTGCTCCTAATAAGCATAATCATCTTGAATGAAAATGTGGCATCCTATACCTAGAAGACAAGCCATGCAATAGGTGTTCtaattactatatttatttaactcatGCGTGGTCTTTTCAGCATACGCGCGCTAGCTTTGGGGTGTCTGCTTCTGTGTTTTGTTGTTCCACCTACTCCAACTCATCAGGAACcacatttttattatattaaggtTTCTTGGACTTGTTCAAATGCAGACACGTATCTATGTGCGAATTAGTCTTTGTCGAATAAATATCAGATTTATCATCATCTGTATGTCATCCACTCGATCCctcctttttgttttctcagCTTAtaccttttaaattttataattaatgtattcataaaatattatttaagtgaAATTTGTCTGCCGGCCATCATAACTGATCTTGATGATGGCCGCGTGTATTTTGGCACATGACTATATAAAAGATCCTAGCCGGCACTGGTCAGCTCTTTATTCATGTAAAGTTAATTGTGAAGGTTTATCGATTGTCAAATATAACATAGAAAACGAGATGGCTAATTAAGCAGATATTAGAAGATCAAATCAAATTTAGATATTCTGGAACGGatctaaaactaataaattttagaaagtaTAACAGACACAAAAGCAAACTCacaaattaacgtaattttatataatatttagattatatattttattataaaagtaacaatCTGACATATATATtacgttattttataaatttatttttatataatcaatttATATCTTGGCATAAATTTTATAACTAGCAGTACGTACTGCTAATTGCTTGTTTGCATCTTGCATGCATCAAAGAAATTAAAGGCAGCTTGGGTTATAAGATTCTCTATCGCCTTcaccatgtatatatatatatatatatatatatatatatatatatatatatatatataggttgcAAATGTTGACTCGTACGATTTcttcattattatttcttattaatgtATACCGCTTCATCTTCTCCAATTTGGGCTTCAAATTGATCTTTGCTTCTTTCGTACTTAATTaatccaaattaataaaaagaaaaagtcttcGACCCTcttgtatatattatgtataggTTAAAGGATCAGCAGAATCCCTACGCAGCAAGtatatcttattaattattttccctTTTGTGACAAGTTCTATATATAGGTGGGTAGCAAGTTTCATTCACAGAGGAACGTACGGCTGCCGCCGGACAGGCACTCATACATGGTGCGTTTCGTACACGCTAGCTAGGGAGTACATTATACAAGGCTCAGTTTTTGGCAATGCATGGATTAACAAtgtaacaagaaaattatttatttataattaattattttttataaagttattattttttattaaaatatatttatttttatcgtaaataattatttttattgtaaataatcgattataaatttttgttttcgttGTAACCAAGAAAGATACAACAGATTGAAGGAAGGCAGATTACAATGGTCAGTGAATCAAGCAGCTAGCAATGCTGCAGTGCATATAGAATATTCCAAACCCATTCTAccaatctcattttattatatattcctCTTATGAAGGATCAAGTGCATGCGTCCATGCCCGGCCTACCCTCTTCCGGTAGTAATTTCTAAGGCAACTgcttcataaatatatatagacatgcaTGTCTaccacactatatatataattaatactaaaataatattcctctgattttttattctatttttaagggttatatatttttgcacAACTAACAGTTATATTATTGTTAATGGTCTAAAATGCACAAATTTCGAGCaagtcatttataaaaaaattgaatttcactataaaaaaagtgtaaaaaactaaatttttcattgtgtaatctacttttttttataagaaagcttgcataatatttatacatttagaacttGTCCTGACCTTTCTCGTAATTTTAAGAACCTAATTTTTCCACGGCCGCCTTTTTCAAACGAAAGAAATATTATGATCAGAGAGATTTTTTATCTACcatggctagctagctagctaagttAGGGCAACCATCTATACCAAACCCATGGTCATGGCTATGACCCTAGGTCAGTAGGTTTTCAAGGCTGTAAATCCTAACCCttccctctatttttccttcaactttcatttctttcctctAAATTTAAGCTGTGGCGTGGTTTCAAAACCAGTAATTAACGGATTATAGATCTCAGGAAAATGCATGGGGGCTCCATGCACGCATGGACAATGATCACTCCTTCCGGGCAAGTTGGACTAGATTAATACCTGTAACTTTGGGGACTATAAAGCCAGCGCATGCACTATTTCAGCTAGAGATGTAAAACAAAAATTCGAAAAATCGGTTGAACTAAATTAAATCGGATCGAACCGGTGAGTTCGGTTCAATTTTTAAGTAGTCCTGCTGTACCCGTTCTTCAAAACTGAAATCAATCCTAAATCGGTACAATACCAATATTCATATTTGGTTCAAACCaagttgatatatatttataatcttttatattatatatgattttttatattatattatatatatatattatatgctaaattaatcttattattcaattctattaatcttataacataaaattaatataatatgtgatataacataaaaataactttataatataaaattaatataacatataattttaattttaaacataaatattaatattaagctATTAATGAtctaaacttaattttgatagatatatatattatatcaaggatacatttttgacataataaattataatatatatattcttttgtaaatatatttgtacACATTTGATTATTAATCTAGACAATTATGTTATACACACGCTAGGGTCAAAATAGTACATTCATGAATAGTCTTCATTTGTCTTGTTATTCTCTACCATAGCAGAAAAGATTCCGTTGCTTGTGTATAAAAGGAAACCTTCCTATGCAAtacaatatacaataaaattcatgaaaagtGCCTCtgttaacatggtatcagagctgctTCAATAGTAgtcctcttgatccatggccATGCACACagaaacccccccccccttctcctCCAAGTTCTTCTGTCATTTCTTCCTTCTCACATGTAGTCACTACCAAGTTATCCACAGATAACTTTCTCCAATAGAAAGTTCAAATTTCAGCCTATCTAAGAGGACAAGATCTCTATGGATATGTCAATGGTTCACTTCCATCTCCTCCCAAAACCATACTCCTACCTTCAACCAGCTCATCCAAGCCAAACTCAGAATTTCTTCTTTGGACTTGTACTGATCAGTTAGTGGTTGGTGTGCTTTTTTCTTCATTGTCTGACTCTATTCAAGGTCATATTTTATCTGCTACAACAGCTCGAGAGCTATGGCTTTCATTAACCTCAATGTTTGACTCACGGTCACAAGCAAAAGAGTTTTAAAGATGTTTTCAACTCACTAATCTTGCTTGTGGTGACCAGTCCATCTCAGATTATTTTGGTAAAATTCGATTCCTAGTTGATACACTAGCCTCAATTGGAAATCCTCTTATAGACAAAGAAATTGTTACCTACCTTCTTTCTGGTCTATGCCCATCTTATGAATCATTTGTTACCTCAATCACCACTAGATTTGACCCGATTACTACTCATGAACTTTATCAGCTCCTGCTCATTCATGAAAGTGGGATTGCTCACTCATCCAAGACTATTATAGAACCATTTGCTCATTACAGTGCTACTGGAGGTAGAGATCAACAAAGTCGATCCGTAGAGGTTGTGGTCAATTCTCAGCTAGAGGCCACTCCAACTTCACATCTTCAGGGgcatttcatcaaacatatGGTGGCTCACGACCAACATGTCAAGTATGTAATAAAACTGGCCATTTGGCCCTCCAATGCAGACATCGTTTTGATTATTCTTACCAAATGGAACCTCCCAAGTCTTTTTGGGTCGACTACAAAGCACCAACTTCCTTCTTTGCAAACCATACCACCCAAATCCCAACTTCCCTCATTGATTCCTCATGGTACCCAAACTCTGTCATCACCCATCATATAACTAATGATTTGCATAACTTGAACTTGTCATCTGAACCTTACTGCGGAAGTGAAGCAATTCGCGTTGGTGATGGTATGTGTCTTCCGATTCAGCATCACGATAATTCTACTCTCATTTCTAACTCTTCCTCCTTTTTACTTCAAAATCTACTTCATGTTCCTAACATCACAAAAACTCTCGTCTCTTTCCTTCAATTCTGTGCAGATAACTCATGCTTTTTTTAATTCGATTATACTCACTTTTCTGTGAAGGACAAACAGGCTAAGGTCACCCTCCTCACCGAACCAACACGtaatggtttttttgtttttctttatctgGCTCCTTCGTCGTCGCCACCATCTGCTCATCTTGGCGAACAAGTTACTCTTTCTCAATGGCATCGCAGACTCGGCCATCCTCTCAAGCTACTATCTCTCGAGTTTTGCAAGATAACTGTTTTTGCTCCAATAAGGATCTATTTATCTATTCTAAATTTCTGTTGGCCAAGAGCCATCAGTTACCCTTTATTTCAAGTCGGGCCTTGTATACTCAACCCTTAGAAGTTGTTAGTGCTGATCTTTGGGGCTCGACCCCTGTAATGTCTCGAAATGGCTATCGctattatatttcttttgtagATCACTTTACTCGTTTTTCT from Juglans microcarpa x Juglans regia isolate MS1-56 chromosome 4S, Jm3101_v1.0, whole genome shotgun sequence carries:
- the LOC121262293 gene encoding L-type lectin-domain containing receptor kinase IX.1-like, coding for MALSDMVSCFLQPRNIHRHLSIQFLIFFLFLLPHAKSFSFDFPSFQPNMKSIQFEGDAFPSGNGVLELTKNQLNGPINGSVGHASYNEAVRLRDSTTGKVADFTTHFSFIMDSLNSSDYGEGIAFFIAPFEYQMPNNSGVGSLGLFSAGSNFSTNTSLNKIVAVEFDSFKDSWDPNDNHVGINVNFIVSVANVTWKSSIRNGSRANAWVSYNSTTQNLSVFLTYADNPVFGGNSSLSHKVDLSELPDLVRVGFSAATGDYTELHSISSWSFNSSLEVGNQVNKNNKVGLGVGLGVGFGVLSCGLGLLWFIYWRKRGDGENEGLDDDVFMDDEFEKGTGPRRFTYRELTHATNNFAEGGKLGEGGFGGVYKGFLSESSTEIAVKRVSKGSKQGRKEYMSEVNIISRLRHRNLVQLIGWCHAQGEFLLVYEYMPNGSLDTHLFGGKIMLTWPVRDKIALGLASSLLYLHEEWEQCVVHRDIKSSNIMLDAKFNAKLGDFGLARLVDHELGSQTTVLAGTMGYLAPECVTTGRASKESDVYSFGVVCLEIACGRKPVDPREEPSKVRLVEWVWNLYGKGQILEAVDKGLSMEFDEQQMERLMVVGLWCCHPDPIIRPSIKQVINVLNSEVPLPELPSKFPVPMYSLPPVNMSCLFSDTSLGHTGSTKNRTECSCKSCSTYLSNTSAGSATALLNSGVDHAYNHV